The Centroberyx gerrardi isolate f3 chromosome 12, fCenGer3.hap1.cur.20231027, whole genome shotgun sequence genome has a window encoding:
- the LOC144541914 gene encoding uncharacterized protein LOC144541914, which produces MVTDHEVAAGLPADRLGGGGPAWWRRSCVVEEVLRGVRLGGGGPAWWRRSCVASGSVEEVLRGGGGPAWRPARWRRSCVVEEVLRGGGGPAWRPARWRRSCVVEEVLRGGGGPAWRPARWRRSCVASGSVEEVLRGVRLGGGGPAWRPARWRRSCVASGSVEEVLRGVRPAAAPQLSVTVGGGQKLLEVRGGDARSDRRLRPAGSDGRSSWTSGLLRRSASRSSPSEPDLEDLENLEDLEDLENLENLEDLENLEDLEDLENLEDLEDLEDLENLEDLEDLENLEDLENLEDELDIWCFDCSHMEWS; this is translated from the exons ATGGTAACTGACCATG AGGTCGCGGCCGGCCTGCCAGCCGACCGGCTCGGTGGAGGAGGTCCTGCGTGGTGGAGGAGGTCCTGCGTGGTGGAGGAGGTCCTGCGTGGCGTCCGGCTCGGTGGAGGAGGTCCTGCGTGGTGGAGGAGGTCCTGCGTGGCGTCCGGCTCGGTGGAGGAGGTCCTGCGTGGTGGAGGAGGTCCTGCGTGGCGTCCGGCTCGGTGGAGGAGGTCCTGCGTGGTGGAGGAGGTCCTGCGTGGTGGAGGAGGTCCTGCGTGGCGTCCGGCTCGGTGGAGGAGGTCCTGCGTGGTGGAGGAGGTCCTGCGTGGTGGAGGAGGTCCTGCGTGGCGTCCGGCTCGGTGGAGGAGGTCCTGCGTGGCGTCCGGCTCGGTGGAGGAGGTCCTGCGTGGCGTCCGGCTCGGTGGAGGAGGTCCTGCGTGGCGTCCGGCTCGGTGGAGGAGGTCCTGCGTGGCGTCCGGCTCGGTGGAGGAGGTCCTGCGTGGCGTCCGGCCGGCTGCGGCGCCGCAG ctgtcGGTCACAGTGGGCGGAGGACAGAAGCTTCTGGAGGTTCGAGGCGGCGATGCTCGCTCTGACCGCCGCCTTCGTCCTGCTGGTTCAGACGGCAGAAGCTCCTGGACGTCCGGGCTGCTGAGAAGGTCCGCCAGCAGATCCAGTCCGTCTGAACCGGACCTGGAGGACCTGGAGAacctggaggacctggaggacctggagaacctggagaacctggaggacctggagaacctggaggacctggaggacctggagaacctggaggacctggaggacctggaggacctggagaacctggaggacctggaggaccTGGAGAACCTGGAGGACCTAGAGAACCTGGAGGACGAACTGGACATTTGGTGTTTTGACTGCAGCCATATGGAGTGGAGTTAA